One window of the Paenibacillus beijingensis genome contains the following:
- a CDS encoding M56 family metallopeptidase yields the protein MWESKSRLLLVLGLALPGFIALEMMIYTADMLTGWKMNRNLIHMCAATLMDLGLSALVKALNLLVFVTLLVLLWQSARQPLLARRAGRKLQAMLEPALTEEMNRRYGSGRSGILVIDREEPAAFTMGMLKPRIVISTGLMSLLEPRELEAVILHETYHQKHGDPRNLFLLSLFASVFWYIPLLGWLCHQYKIVREVLADNEAMSRQGTAADLAGALLKMLKRGGAEPPSFAHVSFAETSINCRIRLILNPDEQLPLQLPLKRTMISLPALVALGAMFFGVLN from the coding sequence ATGTGGGAATCAAAATCCAGACTGCTGCTCGTGCTGGGGCTCGCCTTGCCGGGCTTCATCGCGCTGGAGATGATGATCTATACAGCGGATATGCTGACGGGATGGAAGATGAACCGCAACCTGATCCATATGTGCGCGGCGACGCTCATGGACCTCGGATTGTCCGCGCTGGTGAAGGCGCTCAATCTGCTTGTGTTTGTGACGTTGCTCGTTTTGTTGTGGCAGTCGGCTCGGCAGCCGTTGCTGGCGCGCCGCGCCGGCCGGAAGCTTCAGGCGATGCTCGAGCCGGCGCTGACCGAGGAGATGAACCGGCGGTACGGAAGCGGCCGCAGCGGCATTCTCGTCATTGACCGCGAGGAGCCCGCGGCGTTCACGATGGGCATGCTGAAGCCGCGCATCGTCATATCGACCGGGCTGATGTCGCTGCTGGAGCCGCGGGAGCTTGAGGCGGTCATCCTTCACGAGACCTATCATCAGAAGCACGGCGATCCGCGCAACCTGTTTTTGCTCTCTCTTTTCGCATCTGTGTTCTGGTACATTCCGCTGCTCGGATGGCTTTGCCATCAATACAAAATCGTCCGTGAGGTGCTCGCCGACAACGAAGCGATGAGCCGGCAAGGTACGGCGGCCGATCTGGCCGGGGCGCTGCTCAAGATGCTGAAGCGGGGCGGGGCGGAGCCGCCTTCCTTTGCTCACGTCTCGTTTGCGGAGACGTCCATCAATTGCCGAATCAGGCTTATTTTGAATCCGGACGAGCAGCTTCCGCTGCAGCTGCCGCTCAAGCGGACGATGATTTCACTGCCGGCGCTCGTCGCGCTAGGAGCGATGTTTTTTGGGGTGCTGAACTGA
- a CDS encoding BlaI/MecI/CopY family transcriptional regulator: MKIHHFKTNESGLNRFFGPLESKIMKVLWDGPEMTIKDVQAKLGQEKAANFNTVMTVMNRLVDKKVLQKRPLGRASVYRPAQSKEQFLDTQSRELTHDLMEEFGPLVVSHMLDELEEADAELIEQLEQKIKELKKER; this comes from the coding sequence ATGAAGATTCACCATTTCAAAACAAACGAAAGCGGATTGAACCGTTTTTTCGGACCGCTGGAATCCAAAATTATGAAGGTTCTGTGGGACGGACCCGAAATGACGATCAAAGACGTTCAGGCGAAGCTGGGCCAGGAGAAAGCGGCCAATTTTAATACCGTGATGACGGTCATGAACCGGCTGGTCGACAAAAAAGTACTGCAGAAGCGTCCGCTCGGACGTGCGTCGGTGTACCGGCCCGCGCAGAGCAAAGAACAGTTTCTGGACACGCAGTCGCGCGAGCTGACGCACGATCTGATGGAGGAATTCGGTCCGCTTGTCGTCAGCCATATGTTGGACGAGCTGGAGGAAGCGGATGCGGAGCTGATCGAGCAGCTCGAGCAAAAAATTAAAGAGCTGAAAAAGGAACGGTAG
- a CDS encoding M50 family metallopeptidase, with protein MNRWLKTVLFLAVSIVLTRLIPFSSFFRNVNTMVHEFCHALLTLLMSGRVSGIQLHADHSGVTYSYLSSWWSLTAVSLAGYIGASLFSLLLFALYFKRRERTGLLLITAIALLMIVFWVHEGFGVWWLAGFIGLNAAIYFFAPAFVHWYYVLLAFIMLEESVLGPFYLLQYALLSPGQAGDAANMRQLTGIPALVWALLFVVVSLWCAVKSVAFFGKIRAPKTARTVHTETRQRPYSRD; from the coding sequence TTGAACAGGTGGCTGAAAACGGTGCTGTTTCTGGCCGTATCGATCGTGTTAACCCGGCTCATTCCGTTTTCTTCTTTCTTCCGCAATGTGAATACGATGGTGCACGAATTTTGCCATGCGCTGCTCACGCTGCTGATGTCAGGCCGTGTGAGCGGCATCCAGCTGCACGCCGACCACAGCGGCGTTACGTACTCCTACCTCTCCTCCTGGTGGAGTCTGACCGCCGTGTCGCTGGCCGGTTACATCGGCGCATCGCTCTTTTCGCTGCTGCTGTTTGCATTGTACTTCAAACGGCGGGAGCGGACGGGTCTGCTGCTGATTACGGCCATTGCCCTGCTTATGATCGTGTTTTGGGTGCATGAGGGGTTCGGGGTGTGGTGGCTCGCCGGTTTTATCGGTTTAAACGCAGCGATCTATTTTTTCGCGCCGGCGTTTGTTCATTGGTACTATGTGCTGCTCGCATTTATTATGCTGGAGGAATCGGTGCTGGGGCCGTTTTACCTGCTTCAGTACGCGCTGCTCAGCCCGGGGCAGGCCGGCGACGCCGCCAATATGCGGCAGCTGACCGGCATCCCCGCCCTCGTCTGGGCGCTGCTGTTCGTCGTCGTCTCGCTCTGGTGCGCGGTGAAGTCCGTTGCCTTTTTCGGCAAAATAAGAGCGCCCAAAACGGCCCGGACCGTGCACACGGAGACGAGGCAGCGGCCGTACAGCCGCGATTAG
- a CDS encoding DNA alkylation repair protein, with the protein MESFKNVYSQTFIEQFAGRMERISARFDGRRFVALVLDEGWEQKEFKQRIRHITHALTAALPASYGEALDMLLAAAPQCRGVEYLFFPDFVEVNGLDEWDRSIDALERLTPFSSSEFDVRPFIRRDQERMMVQMAQWARHDSEHVRRLASEGCRPRLPWAQALDAFKADPAPIVPILEALKEDESLYVRKSVANNLNDMAKDHPSLVLKLAAGWYGKHPHTDWIVRHGCRTLLKQAHPDALRLFGLGDSGGIEVLSVELTRTSVNVGEELPFTVRLHNGSGGPRKLRVEYEIGYRKANGRLAPKRFKLSERIYDPGTSVVTGKQSFKPLTTRRHYPGTHRLAIIVNGEEKAAQTFGLI; encoded by the coding sequence ATGGAGTCGTTTAAAAATGTGTATTCGCAGACGTTTATCGAACAATTCGCCGGACGGATGGAGCGCATAAGCGCCCGGTTTGACGGGCGGCGGTTTGTCGCGCTCGTGCTGGATGAGGGCTGGGAGCAGAAAGAGTTCAAGCAGCGGATCCGCCATATTACACATGCGTTAACCGCGGCGCTGCCCGCTTCCTACGGGGAAGCGCTCGATATGCTGCTCGCGGCGGCACCGCAGTGCAGGGGCGTCGAATATTTGTTTTTTCCCGACTTTGTCGAAGTGAACGGGCTGGACGAATGGGACCGCTCCATCGATGCGCTGGAGCGGCTGACGCCGTTCTCCAGCTCCGAATTTGACGTCCGGCCGTTTATCCGGCGCGATCAGGAGCGCATGATGGTGCAGATGGCGCAGTGGGCACGGCACGACAGCGAGCATGTGCGCCGGCTGGCCAGCGAAGGCTGCAGGCCGCGCTTGCCGTGGGCGCAGGCGCTGGACGCCTTCAAGGCGGACCCGGCTCCGATTGTGCCGATTCTGGAGGCGTTAAAGGAGGACGAATCGCTTTATGTCCGCAAAAGCGTCGCCAACAATCTGAACGACATGGCCAAAGACCATCCTTCCCTCGTGCTGAAGCTGGCCGCCGGCTGGTACGGCAAACATCCGCACACCGACTGGATCGTCCGGCACGGCTGCCGAACGCTGCTCAAGCAGGCGCATCCCGATGCGCTGCGGTTGTTCGGTCTCGGCGATTCCGGCGGAATCGAGGTGTTGTCGGTCGAGCTGACCCGGACAAGCGTGAACGTCGGGGAGGAGCTCCCCTTCACGGTCCGTCTCCATAACGGGTCGGGCGGTCCGCGGAAGCTGCGGGTGGAGTATGAAATCGGCTATCGGAAGGCAAACGGCCGCCTCGCCCCGAAACGGTTTAAACTGTCGGAACGGATCTATGATCCGGGAACGAGCGTCGTGACCGGCAAGCAGTCGTTCAAGCCGCTGACGACGCGCCGCCATTACCCCGGCACCCACCGGCTCGCGATTATCGTGAATGGGGAAGAGAAGGCGGCACAGACGTTTGGCCTAATCTAA
- a CDS encoding aminotransferase A — MEHLVNAKVKDIQISGIRKIANLVAGYPDAVSLTIGQPDFPTPVHIMEAAKRAIDAQRTVYTPNPGLPELREAVSAFVRGKYGLHYRGTDEVIVTNGASQALDIALRTVLTEGDEVILPGPIYPGYEPLVKLSGGVPVYADTRGSGFKLTAELLEPLLTERTKAIILCYPSNPTGRVMTQEEQEAMAQLLREKEVFVISDEIYSELVYDIPYRSISSLAGMRERTIVINGLSKSHSMTGWRIGFTLAPAEITKHMVKVHQYNVTCASSISQYAALEALTAGYDDALPMRDEYCKRRDYVYERLTAMGMTLEKPEGAFYIFPSIERYGLSSMEFTMKLLEEQRVAVVPGDAFSVYGEGYIRISYAYGQEVLERGMDGLEAMVKKL, encoded by the coding sequence ATGGAACATTTAGTCAACGCAAAGGTGAAAGATATTCAGATAAGCGGCATCCGCAAAATCGCCAATCTCGTTGCGGGTTATCCGGATGCGGTCTCCCTTACGATCGGCCAGCCCGACTTTCCGACCCCTGTGCACATTATGGAAGCGGCAAAACGGGCCATTGACGCCCAACGGACGGTGTACACGCCCAATCCGGGACTGCCGGAGCTGCGCGAAGCCGTATCCGCGTTCGTACGCGGAAAGTACGGTCTGCATTACCGCGGGACCGACGAAGTGATTGTGACTAACGGCGCCAGCCAGGCGCTCGATATCGCCCTGCGCACCGTGCTGACGGAAGGGGACGAGGTCATTCTTCCGGGCCCGATCTACCCCGGTTACGAGCCGCTTGTGAAGCTGTCGGGCGGCGTCCCCGTTTACGCCGACACGCGCGGCAGCGGCTTCAAGCTGACGGCCGAGCTGCTCGAGCCGCTGTTGACAGAGCGGACAAAAGCGATTATTTTATGCTACCCTTCGAACCCGACCGGCCGCGTCATGACGCAAGAGGAGCAGGAAGCGATGGCGCAGCTGCTGCGGGAGAAGGAAGTATTCGTAATATCCGACGAAATTTACAGCGAGCTCGTGTATGACATTCCTTACCGGTCGATCTCATCTCTGGCCGGCATGAGGGAGCGGACGATCGTTATCAACGGCTTGTCCAAGTCGCACTCCATGACCGGCTGGCGCATCGGCTTTACATTGGCTCCGGCTGAAATTACGAAGCATATGGTGAAGGTGCACCAATATAACGTCACCTGCGCCAGTTCCATCAGCCAATATGCGGCGCTGGAAGCTCTGACGGCGGGTTATGACGATGCGCTGCCGATGCGGGACGAGTACTGCAAGCGCCGCGATTATGTATATGAGCGGCTGACGGCGATGGGCATGACGCTGGAAAAACCGGAAGGCGCGTTCTACATCTTCCCTTCCATCGAGCGCTACGGCTTGTCCTCAATGGAGTTCACGATGAAGCTGCTGGAGGAGCAGCGGGTGGCCGTCGTTCCGGGCGACGCCTTCTCGGTGTATGGGGAAGGTTATATCCGCATCTCGTACGCTTACGGGCAGGAAGTTTTGGAGCGTGGCATGGACGGTCTGGAAGCGATGGTGAAAAAGCTGTAG
- a CDS encoding N-acetyldiaminopimelate deacetylase, whose translation MTLTAQSPFVRIRRDLHQIPEPGFAEFKTQRYLLDYIASLPQERLEVRTWRTGILVRIRGTAPKRRFGYRADMDALPIAEDTGYDFQSMHPGYMHACGHDLHMAIALGIVTHFTQQPIADDLIVLFQPAEEGPGGALPMLQSEELADWMPDQIAALHIAPEYPVGTIATRPGILFANTSELFIDLTGKGGHAAYPHKANDMVVAAAQLVGQLQTIVARNVNPLDAAVITVGKIEGGTKQNIIAEKARLEGTIRTLSADTMKLVKSRIEALVKGVEAGFDCRAEIDYGSNYLQVYNDEAVTEELMAWLRRREDVQLVDCTEAMTGEDFGYLLEKIPGFMFWLGVDTPYGLHHAKLEPNEGAIDLAISVMTDYFTWKSRGE comes from the coding sequence ATGACGTTAACTGCACAAAGCCCGTTCGTCCGCATTCGCCGCGACCTGCACCAAATCCCGGAGCCCGGCTTCGCGGAGTTCAAGACGCAGCGCTATTTGCTCGATTATATCGCGTCGCTGCCACAGGAACGGCTGGAGGTGCGGACCTGGCGGACCGGCATTCTGGTCCGTATCCGCGGAACCGCGCCGAAGCGCCGGTTCGGGTACCGGGCCGACATGGATGCGCTGCCGATCGCGGAGGACACCGGCTATGATTTCCAATCGATGCATCCGGGCTACATGCACGCCTGCGGCCACGATCTTCATATGGCGATCGCGCTCGGTATCGTGACGCATTTTACGCAGCAGCCGATCGCCGACGACCTGATCGTCCTGTTCCAGCCGGCAGAGGAAGGTCCCGGCGGCGCGCTTCCGATGCTGCAGAGCGAAGAACTGGCCGATTGGATGCCCGACCAGATCGCGGCGCTGCATATTGCGCCGGAGTACCCGGTCGGCACGATTGCGACGCGGCCGGGCATTTTGTTTGCCAATACGTCGGAGCTGTTCATCGATTTGACCGGCAAGGGCGGACATGCGGCTTACCCGCATAAAGCGAATGATATGGTCGTCGCCGCGGCCCAGCTTGTCGGCCAGCTGCAGACGATCGTCGCACGCAACGTCAACCCGCTCGATGCGGCCGTCATAACCGTCGGCAAAATCGAGGGCGGCACGAAGCAGAACATTATCGCCGAGAAGGCGCGTCTGGAAGGCACGATCCGCACGCTGTCCGCCGATACGATGAAGCTGGTAAAGTCGAGAATCGAAGCGCTCGTGAAGGGCGTCGAGGCCGGCTTCGACTGCCGCGCAGAGATCGATTACGGATCGAACTATTTGCAGGTGTATAACGATGAAGCGGTCACCGAAGAGCTGATGGCTTGGCTGCGCCGCCGGGAAGATGTGCAGCTGGTGGATTGCACCGAAGCGATGACGGGCGAGGACTTCGGGTATTTGCTCGAGAAAATTCCCGGATTCATGTTTTGGCTCGGGGTGGACACGCCGTACGGCTTGCATCACGCCAAGCTGGAGCCGAACGAGGGGGCAATCGACCTGGCGATTTCCGTGATGACCGATTATTTCACCTGGAAGTCGCGTGGGGAGTAG
- the dapD gene encoding 2,3,4,5-tetrahydropyridine-2,6-dicarboxylate N-acetyltransferase encodes MSTEMNTQDVINLIKTSTKKTPVKVYVKGDLESVSFGEGVQSFISGNSGVVFGDWAVIQAALEANSGKIEDYVVENDRRNSAIPLLDLKNINARIEPGAFIREMVAIGDNAVIMMGAVINIGVSIGSGTMIDMGAILGGRVQVGKMCHIGAGAVLAGVIEPPSAQPVVVEDDVLIGANAVVLEGVRIGKGSVVAAGAIVTADVPEYTVVAGAPARVIKQVDDKTKSKTEILQELRTL; translated from the coding sequence ATGTCTACTGAAATGAATACGCAAGATGTCATTAATTTGATCAAAACAAGCACGAAAAAAACTCCCGTTAAAGTATATGTTAAAGGTGATCTTGAATCCGTCTCGTTCGGCGAAGGCGTTCAATCGTTCATCTCCGGCAACAGCGGCGTCGTATTCGGCGACTGGGCCGTTATCCAAGCCGCGCTGGAAGCAAACAGCGGCAAAATCGAAGACTATGTAGTGGAAAACGACCGCCGCAACTCGGCAATCCCGCTGCTTGATCTGAAAAACATCAACGCGCGCATCGAACCGGGCGCGTTCATCCGCGAAATGGTCGCCATCGGCGACAACGCCGTCATCATGATGGGCGCGGTCATCAACATCGGCGTTTCCATCGGCTCCGGCACGATGATCGATATGGGCGCCATTCTTGGCGGACGCGTACAGGTCGGTAAAATGTGCCACATCGGCGCGGGTGCCGTGCTTGCGGGCGTCATCGAGCCGCCTTCGGCGCAGCCGGTTGTTGTGGAAGACGACGTGCTGATCGGCGCCAACGCGGTTGTGTTGGAAGGCGTTCGCATCGGCAAAGGATCCGTTGTCGCAGCTGGCGCGATTGTAACGGCGGATGTACCGGAATATACGGTTGTAGCCGGCGCACCGGCACGCGTGATCAAGCAAGTCGACGATAAAACGAAATCGAAAACCGAAATTTTGCAGGAGCTGCGGACCTTGTAG
- a CDS encoding DoxX family protein — MMDLGLLLIRVIVGVLFIGHGAQKLFGMFGGYGPKGTGGWMESVGIRPGVAMAVFAGLLELIGGALFTVGLLTPVAALLIALTMLGAIVKVHGPNGLWATANGYEYPLVLLVVVIGVALIGAGAYSLDALFF, encoded by the coding sequence ATGATGGATTTAGGTTTGCTGTTAATTCGCGTTATTGTCGGTGTGTTGTTTATCGGTCACGGTGCTCAGAAGTTGTTCGGTATGTTTGGAGGCTACGGTCCCAAAGGCACCGGAGGCTGGATGGAATCGGTCGGGATTAGACCGGGTGTAGCGATGGCCGTATTTGCCGGGCTGCTGGAATTGATCGGCGGGGCCCTGTTCACAGTCGGATTGTTAACTCCGGTGGCGGCGCTCCTGATCGCGCTTACGATGCTGGGCGCCATTGTGAAAGTGCATGGGCCGAACGGGCTCTGGGCAACTGCTAACGGTTATGAGTACCCGCTGGTGCTGTTGGTCGTTGTGATCGGCGTTGCTTTAATCGGTGCGGGTGCATACTCGCTGGATGCTCTTTTCTTCTGA
- a CDS encoding ring-cleaving dioxygenase, with the protein MTLQTAGIHHITAFARNPQENVDFYAGVLGLRLVKKTINFDAPEVYHLYFGDKAGNPGTIITFFPWPESSVGRIGGGQVGVTTYIVPVGALAFWEERLAGFGIPVTKTTRFSEQYLQFDDNEGLHLELVEREGGRNSEWSFDGISTDKAIKGFGGAVLFSVDSARTVSVLENILGLTKVGEDAGYARFQAFGEIGNIIDVPLANMNRGIGGAGTVHHIAWRAKDFDEHVQWQQEVSRSGYYPTPVIDRQYFNAIYFREGGGILFEIATDPPGFAVDEDADALGQKIMLPSWFEPSRAQIEANLLPIQVRELEAKK; encoded by the coding sequence ATGACTTTACAAACGGCTGGAATTCACCATATCACGGCATTTGCAAGAAATCCGCAAGAAAACGTCGATTTTTACGCTGGCGTCCTTGGACTGCGGCTTGTGAAAAAAACGATTAACTTTGACGCTCCCGAGGTCTATCATCTTTATTTCGGCGACAAAGCGGGCAACCCCGGTACGATCATTACATTTTTCCCTTGGCCGGAATCAAGCGTCGGCCGGATTGGCGGCGGACAAGTGGGCGTCACCACTTACATCGTGCCTGTCGGAGCGCTTGCTTTCTGGGAAGAACGTCTCGCCGGCTTTGGCATCCCCGTCACCAAGACGACAAGATTTTCTGAGCAATATCTGCAATTCGATGACAATGAAGGACTGCACCTCGAGCTGGTCGAAAGAGAAGGCGGGCGGAACAGCGAATGGTCGTTTGACGGCATTTCGACCGATAAGGCCATTAAAGGGTTCGGCGGTGCGGTGCTGTTCAGTGTGGATTCGGCGAGAACCGTCTCCGTTCTGGAAAACATTCTCGGGCTGACAAAAGTCGGGGAAGACGCAGGTTATGCCCGCTTCCAAGCTTTCGGTGAAATCGGCAATATCATCGACGTGCCTTTAGCCAATATGAATAGGGGCATCGGAGGGGCTGGAACGGTTCATCATATTGCCTGGAGAGCCAAAGACTTCGATGAGCATGTACAGTGGCAGCAAGAAGTTTCCCGATCCGGTTATTATCCGACACCCGTTATTGACCGTCAGTATTTCAACGCGATTTACTTCCGGGAAGGCGGCGGCATATTATTCGAGATCGCCACAGATCCGCCGGGATTCGCAGTTGACGAGGATGCGGATGCCCTTGGCCAAAAAATTATGCTGCCTTCGTGGTTTGAGCCAAGCCGCGCACAAATCGAAGCGAATTTGCTGCCGATCCAAGTTAGAGAATTGGAAGCGAAGAAGTGA
- a CDS encoding NADPH-dependent FMN reductase has product MTKKIGIIVGSLRENSFNRMIAETIPELEPSVEYELISLAELPLYNGDLDRGDGPESVRLFREAIKRADGIIIVSPEYNSGIPGVLKNALDWASTPTKTAVLRRKPAGIVGATPGVKGTILSQQQIRQTLEATQAYVLPFQKMYISQVMDKVDAQRRILTDETTRSYLQRYVQQFIHWIDQVPSLD; this is encoded by the coding sequence ATGACGAAGAAGATCGGAATTATTGTAGGAAGCTTAAGGGAAAACTCATTCAACCGGATGATTGCGGAGACGATTCCCGAGCTTGAGCCTTCTGTCGAATATGAGTTGATCTCTTTAGCGGAACTCCCTCTTTACAATGGCGATTTGGACCGTGGGGACGGTCCCGAGTCCGTCCGGCTCTTCCGTGAAGCGATTAAGAGGGCCGACGGCATCATCATTGTCAGCCCTGAATATAACTCGGGTATTCCCGGCGTACTGAAGAACGCTCTGGACTGGGCCTCGACACCGACCAAAACGGCGGTACTGCGCAGGAAGCCGGCCGGAATCGTTGGGGCTACTCCGGGGGTCAAAGGCACAATCTTGTCGCAGCAGCAGATCCGGCAGACGCTGGAGGCCACCCAAGCTTATGTACTGCCTTTTCAAAAAATGTATATTTCGCAAGTGATGGATAAGGTGGACGCGCAGCGCCGCATTTTGACGGACGAAACAACCCGCAGCTATTTGCAGCGCTATGTGCAGCAATTCATCCACTGGATTGATCAGGTTCCATCTTTGGATTGA
- a CDS encoding low temperature requirement protein A — protein MRKLTSEAVLFRNRGNRDSGKVSFIELFFDLIFVFAVTQLSHSFLENFTMKGAVQLGLITMAVWWVWIFTAWVINWLNPESLHVRVMLIVLMLLGLIMSTSIPEAFESSGLYFGLAYALFQVGRTAYTVWLLRKGLVELRINFIRILCWLSLSGAFWIAGGIAHESWRLALWIAALLIEYIAPSLGFWLPRIGKTPTAVWDIEGSHMAERCALFIIIALGESILVTGATFAKLEWNPVTLAAFGAAFAGTVAMWWIYFDVAAKTGHHFIAHSADPGRVARSAYTYTHLLLIAGIIMTAVGDELVLAHPTGHSDVKAAAVILGGTELFLLGNLLFMRIVAGVVPAPYLTGLLAFAILFPFAGAFSALLLSVISTVVLIAVSIWGSVFSERLCRLRPAPLNKQA, from the coding sequence ATGAGAAAATTGACTTCAGAAGCGGTACTGTTTCGCAATAGGGGAAATCGCGATTCGGGTAAAGTGTCTTTCATTGAATTGTTTTTCGACTTGATCTTTGTCTTCGCGGTTACCCAACTGTCGCACTCCTTCTTGGAAAACTTCACGATGAAAGGAGCCGTCCAGCTCGGGCTTATTACAATGGCCGTATGGTGGGTCTGGATCTTCACGGCCTGGGTTATCAACTGGCTGAATCCAGAGTCGCTGCATGTTCGGGTCATGCTGATTGTCCTTATGCTCCTCGGGCTGATCATGTCGACATCGATTCCCGAGGCTTTCGAGTCATCCGGGCTCTACTTCGGACTTGCTTATGCGCTCTTTCAGGTAGGCCGGACAGCGTATACCGTCTGGCTGCTTCGCAAAGGCCTGGTCGAGCTCAGAATCAATTTCATCCGTATTCTCTGCTGGCTGTCCTTGTCGGGAGCGTTCTGGATCGCAGGGGGAATTGCGCATGAATCTTGGCGGCTTGCACTGTGGATTGCTGCGCTCTTGATCGAATACATCGCACCTTCTCTCGGCTTCTGGCTGCCGCGGATCGGCAAAACGCCAACCGCAGTCTGGGACATCGAAGGCTCACATATGGCGGAGCGCTGCGCCTTGTTCATCATTATCGCCCTCGGGGAGTCGATTCTGGTGACGGGGGCGACATTTGCCAAGCTGGAGTGGAATCCCGTCACGCTCGCAGCCTTTGGCGCCGCCTTCGCCGGCACGGTGGCGATGTGGTGGATTTATTTCGATGTGGCCGCCAAAACCGGACATCACTTCATTGCCCACTCAGCGGACCCGGGCAGAGTCGCCCGCTCGGCGTATACCTATACGCATCTTCTTCTGATCGCAGGCATTATTATGACGGCCGTGGGGGATGAACTGGTGCTGGCCCATCCCACAGGTCATTCCGACGTCAAGGCGGCCGCAGTTATTCTCGGAGGAACGGAGCTTTTCCTGCTCGGCAACTTGTTGTTTATGCGAATCGTAGCCGGCGTTGTTCCTGCACCCTATCTGACGGGATTGCTTGCGTTTGCGATTCTTTTTCCTTTCGCCGGCGCGTTTTCCGCACTGCTCTTGTCGGTCATCTCGACTGTCGTGCTTATCGCCGTTTCCATATGGGGATCCGTATTTTCGGAGCGGCTGTGCCGGCTCCGGCCCGCTCCTCTGAACAAACAAGCGTAA
- the thrC gene encoding threonine synthase, with protein sequence MNFISTRGNVGAIGFIDSILMGLADDGGLLVPAQIPQLSQDTLTQWSKLPYEELAVELFALYMGDDIPRDDLKALVHDSYSTFRDPEVTPVRAIGDREYVLELFHGPTFAFKDIALQFLGNLYGYVSRQRGTVINILGATSGDTGASAIEGVRGKEGIRICILHPNGKVSKVQELQMTTVHDENVLNLSVEGNFDDCQRIIKELFADVEFKQRHHLRAINSINIARILAQTVYYFYAYFQIAKDGRDAKINFSVPTGNFGDIFAGYLAKKMGLPIGKLILATNENNILERFVTEGVYEPGEFRSTHSPSMDIQIASNFERYLYYLYMEDPQAVTELMNRFKTEGRIVIPADKLQTVQADFAAYGVGNDECLDTIGKVKRESDYLLDPHTACGVAASSKRSESGEITVTLATAHPAKFDESIRLTGIEQQFPEQIEALFEKPQYQTLVGGSNAEIAEQLEKFF encoded by the coding sequence ATGAACTTCATAAGCACTCGGGGAAACGTTGGGGCAATCGGCTTTATCGACTCCATTCTGATGGGTCTGGCCGACGACGGCGGCCTGCTCGTACCCGCCCAAATACCGCAGCTTTCTCAAGATACATTAACGCAGTGGTCCAAACTGCCTTACGAGGAGCTGGCGGTTGAATTATTCGCACTCTATATGGGGGACGATATTCCGCGCGACGATCTGAAGGCGCTCGTGCATGACAGCTACTCGACGTTCCGCGATCCGGAAGTGACGCCGGTGCGCGCGATCGGCGATCGCGAGTACGTGCTCGAGCTGTTCCACGGCCCGACCTTCGCCTTCAAAGACATCGCCCTCCAGTTTCTGGGCAACCTGTACGGCTATGTTTCCCGCCAAAGGGGGACCGTCATCAATATTCTCGGAGCGACTTCGGGCGATACCGGAGCGTCGGCGATCGAGGGCGTGCGCGGCAAGGAAGGCATCCGCATCTGCATTCTGCATCCGAACGGCAAAGTGAGCAAGGTGCAGGAGCTGCAGATGACGACGGTTCACGACGAGAACGTGCTGAACTTGTCGGTGGAAGGCAACTTCGACGACTGCCAGCGGATCATCAAGGAACTGTTCGCCGATGTGGAATTCAAGCAGCGCCACCATCTGCGCGCCATCAATTCCATTAACATCGCGCGTATTTTGGCGCAGACGGTTTATTATTTCTACGCCTACTTCCAAATCGCCAAAGACGGCCGCGATGCGAAGATCAACTTCAGCGTGCCGACCGGCAACTTCGGCGATATTTTTGCAGGTTACTTGGCCAAAAAGATGGGACTGCCGATAGGCAAGCTGATCTTGGCCACGAACGAAAACAACATTCTGGAGCGGTTTGTGACGGAAGGCGTGTACGAGCCGGGCGAATTCCGCAGCACGCACAGCCCTTCGATGGACATTCAGATCGCGAGCAACTTCGAGCGGTATTTGTACTACTTGTACATGGAAGACCCGCAGGCCGTAACCGAGCTGATGAACCGGTTCAAGACGGAGGGCAGAATCGTCATTCCGGCAGACAAGCTGCAGACCGTTCAAGCCGATTTTGCCGCCTATGGCGTGGGGAACGACGAATGTCTGGACACGATCGGCAAGGTGAAGCGGGAATCCGATTACCTGCTCGATCCGCATACCGCCTGCGGCGTTGCGGCGTCCTCCAAGCGAAGCGAGAGCGGCGAGATTACGGTGACGCTGGCAACCGCGCATCCGGCAAAGTTCGACGAATCGATCCGTCTGACCGGCATCGAGCAGCAGTTCCCCGAGCAGATCGAGGCGCTGTTCGAGAAGCCGCAGTACCAGACGCTCGTCGGCGGCTCGAACGCCGAAATCGCGGAGCAGCTGGAGAAATTTTTTTAA